In Eublepharis macularius isolate TG4126 chromosome 4, MPM_Emac_v1.0, whole genome shotgun sequence, the following are encoded in one genomic region:
- the MRPS25 gene encoding 28S ribosomal protein S25, mitochondrial isoform X1, translated as MPMKGRFPIRRTLQYLSQGDVIFKDAVKVMTVNYNTSGALGEGARKFVFFNIPQIQYKNPWLQIVMFKNMTPSPFVKFYLDTGEQVLVDVEEKTNKEIVQHIKKILGKSEETLQKETKEKMKLRHPATFGPRKYHLRECMCEIKGQIPCPGEIPLPKEMRGKYKAAMKENTVSEANSV; from the exons ATGCCTATGAAGGGTAGGTTCCCCATCAGGAGGACGCTGCAATATCTGAGCCAGGGGGACGTCATCTTCAAGGACGCAGTGAAGGTGATGACTGTGAATTACAATACCTCTGGGGCGCTCGGCGAGGGGGCCAG AAAATTTGTGTTTTTCAACATACCTCAGATTCAGTACAAAAACCCCTGGCTCCAGATTGTGATGTTTAAGAACATGACACCTTCACCCTTCGTAAAATTCTACTTGG ATACTGGAGAGCAAGTCCTTGTTGATGTGGAAGAGAAGACTAACAAAGAGATTGTGCAGCATATTAAGAAGATTCTGGGTAAAAGCGA ggaaacacttcagaaagaaacaaaagaaaaaatgaagcTACGACATCCTGCGACCTTTGGTCCTAGAAAATACCACTTACGTGAATGTATGTGTGAAATAAAAGGCCAGATTCCTTGCCCTGGGGAGATACCATTACCAAAGGAGATGAGGGGCAAATATAAAGCTGCTATGAAAGAGAATACTGTTTCCGAAGCCAATTCTGTATGA
- the MRPS25 gene encoding 28S ribosomal protein S25, mitochondrial isoform X2, whose amino-acid sequence MPMKGRFPIRRTLQYLSQGDVIFKDAVKIQYKNPWLQIVMFKNMTPSPFVKFYLDTGEQVLVDVEEKTNKEIVQHIKKILGKSEETLQKETKEKMKLRHPATFGPRKYHLRECMCEIKGQIPCPGEIPLPKEMRGKYKAAMKENTVSEANSV is encoded by the exons ATGCCTATGAAGGGTAGGTTCCCCATCAGGAGGACGCTGCAATATCTGAGCCAGGGGGACGTCATCTTCAAGGACGCAGTGAAG ATTCAGTACAAAAACCCCTGGCTCCAGATTGTGATGTTTAAGAACATGACACCTTCACCCTTCGTAAAATTCTACTTGG ATACTGGAGAGCAAGTCCTTGTTGATGTGGAAGAGAAGACTAACAAAGAGATTGTGCAGCATATTAAGAAGATTCTGGGTAAAAGCGA ggaaacacttcagaaagaaacaaaagaaaaaatgaagcTACGACATCCTGCGACCTTTGGTCCTAGAAAATACCACTTACGTGAATGTATGTGTGAAATAAAAGGCCAGATTCCTTGCCCTGGGGAGATACCATTACCAAAGGAGATGAGGGGCAAATATAAAGCTGCTATGAAAGAGAATACTGTTTCCGAAGCCAATTCTGTATGA